The DNA window GATTCTTTTAGTGATGTATCTGCGGTCGATCTCCTCATACACTGCCTCAGTCAGAGTCTTACGCCTCCTCTTAGAGAGcactgtgagacagagagagagagagagagagaaacatggaGCCAGTTCAGTAGAAGAGAAGACTGATGACAGACTGAAGGGTGTTTAGAGATTGTAGAGAAAGTGGACTGTAGATTTATCTCTATACCTCTCCTGAGCACTCTGTTCtgataaaacagcacaaacagaagCACTAAGGCCAGGAAGAGAACGACTCCCAGCACCAGGAGAGACACTGGATAAATTAACGGAACATCAGGTGAAGAAGCTTTCAAAGGGCTGTTTGTTGTCCCTGAATGACCAACTGGAAATAAAGATACAGAAAAGATTCAACAATAACAAGCTTAttcagaaacatttaaaaatgacctAAGATACAAAAGCCGTACCTGTGGTGATGGAGGTGATGGAGGTGATGATTGTTGTGGTGAATGCAGTGGTGGCAGGTATTGATCTGTctgtaaatacaaaaacaaaacatgaaattCAAATATAAACTCATCAAAATAAAGCTTTTCCTGACAATCCTCATTCTGTTTTCTACAATTTAAGCACTGCATATTATTAGATATTTGTAACTAAAGTGTATATAATCACTTTTAGGTGCAGCTTTATTAAAACAGGAGTAAAAAAGTTGTGAATAAATTCAGAAACTCCAAACTCCAGTCGTCTCCTCTGACCTTCACAGGTGACTCCAGCGTCCTGTCTGTGGGAGCAGTCAGTGTGGTTCCTCAGGGAATGAGGACAGTCCCACAGGTGAATCTCATTCCCTCTACACTTCACTCTGTTCAGCCAGATAGTCCCTTCATCAGCACCAAAGACAGCACTCCCATCAGCCCTCAGCGCCGGACCACAGCCCAGCTGCCTGCAGACCACCTGAGCGTCCCTGATGTCCCACAGATCATCACAGACTGTCCCCCACTGAGAGTTATGATACACCTCCAGTCTCCCAGAGCAGCTTCCCTCTCCTCCCCTCAGTCTGAGAGGCAGGTGAAAACATATGCGCTCTGCTGCgtgtttgtcccgcctccttgggTGCACGCtgccataactctgcccctgattggtctacagatttgattgacatgtcgttgGAAAGCTGAGCGCCTAAACtacgctgcagtgacatggcTCCACGGGGATCATATCttaatttgaaaatgtgtactatttttttttcGGACAGTActtttgacacaaacatgaagaTTACTCACGAAAGGTTTGACGGAGAAGTTTGACTCAGatttagtctcgttttgaaggggGCTATCTAAGGAAAGCGCTGCTgtgctaactttgtgtgtgagccacTTGTGTtgctcttcaggcttcgagcAGCAGCGGTTTTGTCATCGATGAGGATGTTTTGAATATCTTATGtttttggctttaattccttagtcctacattttagtgtatatcttcgtgatcctgagagtctggCCGTTTGATTGGTGtatgatatttacacattactcaaatatggcgccgtgaaaaatctgaaaatctttactgtcactaatattatttcataacaatttcagtaacagcaaaaatacttatttatcacGTGAGATcctatataaaatgattaaatcaacgaaaagcagtgactttaagctttaatttggttcATTGACtgtcgactttggacctgtagtacttgagatatactgacggATAAAACACTGAGTGATTTTTTTATAGGCGCCGCCGACCAATGAGGgaaataagaggctaaataacACTGGGTCTCTAGGTTACAACTATCCACTCAGTCgtttatgatgcagattattgagtgtaAGTTACAAAGggcagccagtaacaaatagtgagagctgaagaagagaaaataattcatatcactttctctgatgagacgacatgcagctacaggttggaggcttgtactcctgtacttgtgctcaatgatgtctgtctgtaagatggcaaaatggacgcaaggggcggtctaacagccagaatgatGGATCTGCCCACAGCATTgtctgtgtgcattgtgtaaatatcggcctcttgcgctaatatatcggccgatgccgattatataaaaaatgccaaaaatcggcCGATATATCAGTCGATCACTAGATTATTGTATATCAGATACATGTCAGTGATTTTACCAGAGCATGTGATGGAGAGCTGTTCCCTGGAGCTGCAGTTTACTGCCTTTGCACTGCTGCAGTTCCCCAGATGAGTTTCACTCCCAGAACAATTAAAGTCTGTCACACACACGTCTGTTTGTTGAGGTCTGGACGGAGAGACACTGGAGAAGTTGAGCACAGAGCCACAGCCCAGCTTTCTGCAGACCACAGAGGCCTCAGACACACTCCAGGACTCAAACACAACTCTTCTCCAGTCCTGCATGAAGTACACCTCCACctccccctcacactctcttcctccagacaaCCGCACTCGCCCCTCATACAACGCCAGAGAAGAATCTGAAGGGGATCAAtatcaaaatgtttttatattttttgcttcAATTTTAAGAGCTTCACATGTTCAGATGTACATTCTGTACACGATTCAGAGAACTCACTGCTGCAGATGACTCCAGCGTCCTGTTTGTGAGAGACTGCAGTTCGACTCCATGATGAAATGGAACACTGTGACAGGTGTGTTTCATTCCCCTGACAATCAAACAAATCAGCCCAGATCTGACCACTCCCCTCCCCAAACCAGTCTGACCCCAACACAGCCACAGCAGTCCCACACTTCAGCTGACCACAGAGGACACTGGCAgctctcatatcccagcttccatcacacactgtgccccACTCACTGAGGTACTGGATCTCCACTCGACCAGAACATGAGTCAGAGCCGTTCTCCAGACGAGCTCCTGTGTGACCTGAACACAGAGCGGAGAGATTAGCTACTCATGATCTCTTTGAGACTGGACAAATACAATTCATCTTTCATATAATCTTTAATAcacaaaaacaattttattgaTTTGAATATAAGGTTTATTACAAGGTTAATTCTGATACTTAACCAGTGCATTTCAGTCCCACGTCTTTGGCATGGGTGCAGTCACGTTTGCTCCTTGAGGTTTTTGTAcaggaggaaatctgagactcATCTCCTCTACACCGAaactcctctgaccacacctgGTCCTCCCCTCGGCCAAAAGCAGCTGCTCCCAGCACCTCCACAGGACGCCCACAgcccagctctctacacacaacctctgcatcctgctgatcaaatccagcatcacacactgtggaccaTTTATTACCACTGGCCACTTCCACTCTTCCAGAGCATTGGTGAGGACCAGCTGTAAGTCTGGGTCTGTCacctaagtatataaatattacaaacacCACAAACATTGAATAAATCTAAACAATTCTGaattgtgtgagagagaaaaaaatgaaatgaatgttaGTGTTAATACATTGATTTTCTGTTTAATGCAGTTTCTTGAATTAACTGTAATCACGTTCAGGAATGATAAATATTAAAGCAAAACATTTCTCAATTTCAGTCCTCACACAGTGTCACGAATATCAATATGTTCATTTATATCAATGACAAGTTACCTGAGCAGGTCACTCCAGCATTTTCTGAAGAAGATATCCCTCCCTCTGAACAGCTCAGCAGTGACGCCTCTGAACCTCTACACATCACATATCTCATTGATGATTCTGTATTCATTCTAGTACTAAAAATGTTCAGGGCATTCATACAGCCCAGCTCTCTGCACACCACTGCAGCACCATTCATATCCCACCGATAAATACACACTTTTGTCCACTTTCCACGATAATAAATCTCCACTCTCCCAGCACAGCGACTACCTTCCATCAACCTCACACTgtctgaaggagagagagagagagagagagatggggagagacagagagagagagagagaagccagtttaataagtttatttatttatattttgtaataaatataattacagaTTGTTAAAAAGTAAAGCACTTTAAAGCAGatgtttttatgtaaaatgattttctatgacaataaataatgtgaacagttttaatataataatagacTAAGAAATATGATATTCAGAGTTTCACAGGTAGAATGTTACAGAAGATGTAGAGCTTCTCCATCAGGCGACATGTTTTTTGTTGAATTTCTAAATAACTGTATATTCTCAACAGAGAAAAACATTTCAGCAATttaactgatgtttaaatgatttatttacttattaatttattacaaaCTTTTATATTAAAAACGTAACATAACTGTAGTgcagtttatattttatgatttcacaaaatgtaaaaactcTAAATAGAAACTGTATGCAGCACGTGCAAAAACTTAACACATAAAACTGCTCTCATTGTGCTAGgtatcaacttgttttcagtaagAAAATCCACAAAATATACGCAAATATACTTCTACATTGAAATGCCATGGAATGAACTTACCAGCCGTGGTGAGTGTGAtcgaagagaaaagaagaatgaGGGTCACACAGCTGTCCATCTCCCTCTGACCAGCACACAGCCCATTCAACTGAACAGCAGAACCAAGTTTACCTCTTCACCCCCCAGAGACTgaagaaacaaacagagagagagagatcactgCAGCCGCCAATCACTCTCACTATGACCTTattagaaagagaagaggaaatcaTCAAACACTGACAGTGACAAATCAGAGGCAACATTTCCTtctttctccatatttatcAAAAATAATGACGCTGATGAACAGAACTCCACCTCTGTCTCAAGACGAATGAGTTtgtttctatgtgtgtgtgtgtgtgtgtgtgtgtgtgtgtgtgtgtgtgtgtgtgtatgtttgtgtgtatatgtgtgtgtatgtgtctgagtgagagagaatgagagagagagagagagagagaatgatagagagagggagggaggtttGGAGCAGTTTTGTGAGTAAGTCACTGACAAACTGGATACTgatttcagagagagaaaatactCTGGTGGAGAAGAGTATTAATGCTGCACCTGCACACAACAATCTactcactgataaacacacacacacacactgaattaaaattaaaaataaaattcaggtTCATATTAAATGCTTAGGTCAAATACATTGTACTTTACTGAAATGAAGTCTGAAATGAAGGTTGTTATTGACATTAATATTCTGCATTGTGTTCACATTGATACACTGTACACATCTGTAACATCTTTGCTCTTCTTTACTGCGCTGCTGTAACACTTTGTCCCTCTGGGATCTATCTCTCTGACTATTGATGAGTGAAGTCTTGTAGAAGCAGTAAATCCAGCTCTGCATTGAATAGTTTTCTCCACAAGATGGCAGCAGACTACTTCTGATGTCAGTGAAATCCAGCGACAGCTACATAATATGggcaaaggtttgtggacattgTCATTCCTTCTTAAATTAGGTATCAATAGACAGTTTGAACACTTTTACCCTGTCCCCTTCACACTGGATGTAACATTTTGTTAAGGTTAATTACATTCAGCAACAAAAATGCTAATGAGGTCATGTACTGAAGCTGACTGATTAGATCTGAATCAGAAAAACAACTTCAACTCTTCCAAAAGGTAATAGATGGAGTGAACTGAGAAATACATGAAAAATAAGAAGAAAATACCCAAGAAAGAAAACTTGGTGTAGTCATGCAGAACAATAaaactttattttcaaaacactttGACTGCTTTAGGGCTTTCTGTGCTGAAAATACTGCTCCATAATTCATAAAATCTTTCTGTCACTGCTCTTTACTTTGTTTTTTCGACATTCGACAAACGATCTTCAATACATCTCTTGACAGCAGAGTTGTTCTGATACAGCCTCAAAATCTGAAATGTACCCTGTTTGAATTCACTGCTATTTATCAGAAAACTCTAGAGGAAACTCTCCAGCATCTAAAACCATCCACATGCATGTTAGACGTGTTGTCTGCGCTCTACAGTTTAACCTTTACCTGTTACTACTTGGACAAATccttgaaaataataaagtagCCTATTatagttatgcagatgacactcGGATCTATTTAGCGCTGTCACCAGGCATGGGCAGAAAGGATTttgcaaatttttcatgggcacaacccacgTACTCAACTCTACAGCTCATCCCACAAacgtggcaccatttaaaagggaaattaacaggcttccagtggtataagatttattgccaagaagcattgttacaacaaagaaataatctaccaaacacacatttccttactttttgtgctgttAGATGAGATGTagatctttttattttatttttagtacaatttaaataactgtccctTCTTTTATTACTCTgtcttttacatttaaatttagtttaaattcTACTTGTTTTAATTctatttcaatacatttttaaatagtttttattatcttttacttttttaattctTCTTCTGTAATTTTCCTGTAtcgctctgtaaagcactttgaattgccattgtgtatgaaaggtgctctataaaacATCTACAGAGATTGGAGGCCAAACTGCACTGaatgtgtctgtttgtctgttacAAACTGCAGTGCCTGAGGTACAAATACctatattttacaataaaatgCTTATTGAGTTTTTTGATAAGATTATTTTATGAAATCTAACACTAGAttcagggcggcatggtggcgcagcagggagtgtcgcagtcacacacacccagggacctgaaggttgtgggttgaagtcccgctctgggtgactgtgaggagttctccctgtgtccgtgtgagtttcctccaggtgctccggtttcctcctatggctcgtgtgtgtgtgtgtgaaagagagaccctgtgaaggactggcgccacctccagggtgcgttcctaccctgtgcccagtgatttggggtaggatccagacccaccgtgaccctgaacttcacaggtgtttacagacaatgatatAACGTTAGGTTTGGACACAGTGGACCAAGTGTCAGAAATCTACCACTTTTGTCCATTTACATTAaagagatttatttttattttacattaacacCTTCTTTGAAGagtcattcattacctgtagcccttatccagttcagggtcacactgggtccagagcctacctggaatcattgggcgcaaggcgggaatacatcctggagggggcgccagtccttcacagggcaacacattcacacacacacacacacacacacacacttttgaatcaccaatctatctcccaacgtgtgttttgggactgtggcaggaaaccggagcacccggaggaaacccatgtggacacagggagaacacaccaaattcctcacataccgaccctgcagctgtgtgactgtaacactatctgctgcaccatgCCGCCTTCCATTTTTGTtgtacaatgaaaaatatgtacCTCCATTCTTTTCATTTGctagtttactacatcagttTATtacaacacagcagctgtccttcacattgtgaatTTCATGaagatattttttacattgaaaattAAGATTTTCCTTGTAAAGTTCCTGTTTttaaagatacatgttttattaGACAGCAACATATTATGTACAtcacaaaacaagaaaaaaactcACAGACCCATCCATGCTCCTTCTGCTCTAAagcctctgctgctgctgctgctcccaCATCATCAACACCATCCACACCAGAGGATCACAAGCCTCAAACTCTTACCAACTAGCTGCCTCTGGAGGAGTGTCAGGACCCTGTAAAGAGAAAGCAACTGCCTGGCAAAGTATGATCTGCAGCACAGGCTTAGTGTAAAGTGGGTGCACATTTTGTGATAAAGATACACAATGCACAACATTTATTATCACATTTATTGAGTGCATTTCCAAGAAGTATGGTTATATGagtgatacaaaataaaaaaataaaaatactgaaaactaaacacaaaaaaaacaaaattaaaagcaGAATTGTCACTAAAGTATGAAATTCtatattatacatttaattccTAAGAAAAATAAGCATGATATAAACATACTAATCATATCAACACAGACGGGCTTGTTCattaacagtaaataaaaagctGCTTAATTTTAATTGGCAACAACAAAACACCTCTCTCTAAAACAATCATTGGGTTTACTGAGCAGATCATACACATTTATGAATGTACAGCACATTCCTCACTGCTTCAGTTTAAATTTTAGATATTGTTGGTACTGTACTGTTAAataatgtacaatgaaattctctaaagtttaatttacattttccgGCCCACcccataaaacaaaaacacatttcttaaaaaaaaaaaccctgtagaTTCTGAAATGGATCATTCCTTCTAATATTTTCCAATTTTAACTACATCACATAAAACTTATTCagaaagttaaaaaataaagcaaaaatgtTCAAAAGCCATAATGTGAACAGAACATAAATGAGACATAACAATAAAATGCAACAATTCAGAAAACTCACTTTTGCAgaaatgaaataattttttaaatattttttgtattatttgaaACTCCTCATATTGTGTTACATAAAGATCAAACAAAGAGTTTAACAAGTCACAAGACACCTTACAATACAATCTGAAGAAGTGTGAATGTAATTTCCCGAAGAGACTCAGTCACATGATCCATCTTAGTTCTTCCTCTATGTCTTAGCCTGTAAATGAATAAAcgtaaattatacatttttttctgggaCAATAAATGTAGTCCATCAGCttattaaacagaaaacactgcacatttcattcccatgttagttccatcataaaaacctcattcttccacgttcgcaacattgctaaaatccgtccttctctttcccagtctgctactgaacgcctcatccatgcattcatctccagccgtCTGGACTATTGTCTTGActaactctcttctttctggcattagatcctcactactacataaactccaaatggtctagaactctgctgcccgtctcctcacccacacccaGTCCCGccaccacatcaccccagttctctaaaacctccactggcttcctgttaaatatcatattcagttcaaaatcctccttctcacctacaaagctctcaataacctagctccctcttacttatcggaccttcttcaaccatacacacctaatcgcattctcagatcttcttcaccTGGTTTACTCAGCAGTCCCTATTCCAAGCAGCATAGTCTTGGAGACCGAGCATTCTCCAGACATGCCCCACGCCTCTGGAACTCCCTccctccagaaattcaacagtcaacatctctatcGCTATTCAAATCTAATCTTAAAACACTTAAAACAATCTTGGCTAACACATGTTGTTTTTACCCTTGTTCCTAttttgtagcattgtgtgttattatgtagcattatttgttcttcttgttctcTTTGATTGTGGATGTGATCGTATTTACGTGTGATCTGATTGTAAACAGCACCATTGGGTTACTGAAAAGTGCTTTaaaatttcatttattattattattagtattatttttattattatacggcggcacggtggcgcagcaggtagtgtcgcagtcacacagctccagggacctggaggttgtgggttcgattcctgctccaggtgactgtctgtgaggagttggtgtgttctccccgtgtctgcatgggtttcttccgggtgctccggtttcctcccacagtccaaaaacacacgttggtaggttgattgatgactccaaagtgtctgtatgtatgtgtgtctgtgttgcactgacgccccctccaaggtgtattcccgccttgcgcccaatgattccaggtaggctctggacccaccgcgaccctgaactggataaggggttacagataatgaatgaatgaattattattattataaagtttCATTTTGTAAAATCCTATTTATTTGAAGATTTGTTTTCAATATTTatcttttaacacatttattttacattatatattttatattgaatATTTACACTAATATTATTCTAATGTGTGTAAGATGCTTGTTTATGATTAATGATAGTAAGTATTTGTGTTGTTGCTGTAACTAGACCCAATTTTTtacaatatacacacaaacatttattgaggCGAGGCCTCTGATGGTTGGAGTGAGAAACTTCTTGTTTGTAACTACACTGGCATGTGAACCTGAgttgagttttatttttttctgttactTTAAGTTTTGCAGCTTCTCTGACATCTACATTTAATGGAGTCATTGTTTGCTGAACTGCACTGAAGTGTACAGAGCTAAAGAgagttaaaatgtattaatgttttgACCCTAGTGACCCAAAATGTATatttagattttcagttattcTCAGTCAAAAAAATGAGcagcaaaataataattagCTTTTTCAGGATCAGTTTATTCAACTGCACAATTCTAAACGAAGGATGAAAGCACCACATAGTGGAGGCAATTGTATTTTCCCCATTGTATAAAGAAAATGCAATGTTTTCATTTTACTGCTTTGCaccattttgaaacatttacTCCACTCCCATCTGCAATATAGCTGACTCCACAACAGTATCAGACTCTCACCTTTAACCTCTCCTACAGCCTGTCCAGCAGTGATCACATCATCGTAGTCCTTTGCTGTGTTCACTACAACATAGAGATCAATGATAACGATTAGAAACAAAGGTGACATATTAAATGTATTGAATCTTCACTTTAACATTATTTATGAACATGAAGGAAACGTTACTTGTGTCGATGTTGGAGCTCGGTTCAGTGGGAACAGCGTCATCATAGTTCTCTGTTACATCTTCTGTCCAAATGTAGAGATAAATGTCATTAAATCAGTCTCAGTATCATCAGGGACTGTGTTCATGTTGGAGATTACAGTGTTGCTCCATTACAAGTCCTACCTGCTCCTTCAGCTGAGTTCAGATCAGCACTGATGATGTCATCATATGTCATCTCCCTTAGGTCCTcttcaccaaaacacacacacatttaaagaaCAATAGTGGCTATTTTTAAAGTTGTAGAATATAGTAATGCTACACATAagatctataatgaaagatttaaaaacaatcgTCAAAGATCTTTTAATTGTTGCCGAACTCCTGACACTAGATTTGGAAACCCTGTCAGTCATTCACCTCAGTAAACAAGCTTAAGCAAGCAGTGTTGGATAGTAAATATAGACAATGTTTTTGAAGAGGAGTGAATCAGCAGAAAGAAATTTCAGGTGAGTCCCCACCAGTGAGTGTGGGAATTGGCagatttaataaacaaatgttagCTGTGGTTAGCTCGCTGGCTAAGGTCAGAACCCTTGAGGTAGATCTCTGGTTAATTTGAATGTTAATACAGTTTTACTGAGTAGTAAAAAGTTTTATTCTGACCCTTTAAAATAGAAGAAATGCAAGACTTGTATGCCTCTTTAGATGTTATATTAAAGTGTAAAACTAAGAAACTGAGTAACATTTCACAGATAAAaagctttttatatttttacgtAATATATTTGACAGTCGGTTAAATATGGTAAAGTTACTGTGCTAACTGATACCAATGTAAGCATTTTATtaactaaaatgtaattaatcattctttttatataattattaacattattgTAATTGTTGCACTTCATCTCTGCACAGCCCAGTTGGTCTGCTGAATATATTAAAGGTGACTAAAAGCAGaattgggcggcatggtgacacagcaggtaatgtcgcagtcacacaactcctggagattgtgggttcgagtcccgctccgggtgactgtctgtgaggagtttggtgtgttctccttgtgtctgcgtaggtttcctccgggtgctccggtttcctctcacactcCAGAATTACTTTTAAAAGTGGTGTTTGCCATGTGtatgcattttgtagttctacaattacaatgGTTTAGCTCCCTTTTACTTTGTTCTCCAATGATCACTTTTCATACTtgcttttcttttaaaactaaaaaacaaaac is part of the Hoplias malabaricus isolate fHopMal1 chromosome 4, fHopMal1.hap1, whole genome shotgun sequence genome and encodes:
- the LOC136695045 gene encoding scavenger receptor cysteine-rich type 1 protein M130-like; this encodes MDSCVTLILLFSSITLTTADSVRLMEGSRCAGRVEIYYRGKWTKVCIYRWDMNGAAVVCRELGCMNALNIFSTRMNTESSMRYVMCRGSEASLLSCSEGGISSSENAGVTCSGNLSLIAGPHQCSGRVEVASGNKWSTVCDAGFDQQDAEVVCRELGCGRPVEVLGAAAFGRGEDQVWSEEFRCRGDESQISSCTKTSRSKRDCTHAKDVGLKCHTGARLENGSDSCSGRVEIQYLSEWGTVCDGSWDMRAASVLCGQLKCGTAVAVLGSDWFGEGSGQIWADLFDCQGNETHLSQCSISSWSRTAVSHKQDAGVICSNSSLALYEGRVRLSGGRECEGEVEVYFMQDWRRVVFESWSVSEASVVCRKLGCGSVLNFSSVSPSRPQQTDVCVTDFNCSGSETHLGNCSSAKAVNCSSREQLSITCSGKITDMYLIYNNLVID